One segment of Clostridium botulinum DNA contains the following:
- the tyrS gene encoding tyrosine--tRNA ligase, whose product MKKTIDEQIKIIAKGAADIISIDELKEKLIKSEKENKPLTIKLGLDPSAPDIHLGHAVVLRKIKQMQDLGHRAVILIGDFTGKIGDPTGKSKTRKPLTQEQVIENAMTYQKQILKVLDKEKTEIRFNSEWLSKLKFEEVLKLAATTTVARMLERDDFKNRYSNNAPIGIHEFFYPLMQGYDSIVLKADIELGGTDQTFNILMGRTLQKGMGMEQQIAIFMPILEGLDGVEKMSKSLGNYIGVDEQAEVMFKKIMEVPDNLIIKYFELATDEHPDRIDEIKSDLENGKNPRDVKLELAKIITSLYHSEEETRAAIEYYEQVFKNGCLPSEVPEINIPKEFLKLKEISKILVDEGLVPSNKEFRRLVEQGGVQINTEKVLEFDDAKINDNDILKIGKKKFIKIKRI is encoded by the coding sequence ATGAAAAAAACAATTGATGAACAAATTAAAATTATAGCAAAGGGAGCAGCAGATATTATAAGTATAGACGAATTAAAAGAAAAGCTTATTAAATCTGAAAAGGAAAATAAACCATTAACAATTAAATTAGGATTAGATCCAAGTGCACCAGATATACATTTAGGTCACGCAGTTGTTCTAAGAAAAATAAAACAAATGCAAGATTTAGGGCATAGAGCTGTTATTTTAATTGGAGATTTCACAGGCAAAATCGGAGATCCAACAGGTAAGTCAAAAACAAGAAAACCATTAACACAAGAACAAGTTATAGAAAATGCAATGACATACCAAAAACAAATTTTAAAAGTTTTAGATAAGGAAAAGACAGAAATTAGATTCAATAGTGAATGGTTATCTAAATTAAAATTTGAAGAAGTATTAAAATTAGCTGCAACTACTACAGTTGCAAGAATGCTTGAAAGAGATGATTTTAAAAATCGTTATAGTAATAATGCACCTATTGGTATCCATGAATTTTTTTACCCTTTAATGCAAGGATACGATTCAATTGTACTAAAAGCTGATATAGAGCTTGGTGGAACTGATCAAACATTTAATATTCTTATGGGCAGAACTCTACAAAAAGGCATGGGAATGGAGCAACAAATAGCAATATTCATGCCAATTTTAGAAGGACTCGATGGAGTGGAAAAGATGAGTAAAAGTCTTGGAAATTACATTGGAGTAGATGAACAGGCTGAAGTAATGTTTAAAAAGATTATGGAAGTACCAGATAATCTTATTATAAAGTACTTTGAATTAGCAACTGATGAACATCCAGATAGAATTGATGAGATAAAAAGTGATCTTGAAAATGGAAAAAATCCTAGAGATGTAAAGTTAGAACTTGCTAAAATTATTACGAGTTTATATCATTCAGAAGAAGAAACAAGAGCTGCTATTGAATATTACGAACAAGTATTTAAAAATGGATGTTTACCTAGCGAAGTTCCAGAAATAAATATACCAAAAGAATTTTTAAAGTTAAAAGAAATAAGCAAAATTCTTGTAGATGAAGGATTAGTACCTTCTAATAAGGAATTCAGAAGGCTAGTAGAGCAAGGTGGAGTACAAATAAATACTGAAAAAGTACTAGAGTTTGATGATGCTAAAATTAATGATAATGATATACTAAAAATAGGAAAAAAGAAATTTATTAAGATAAAAAGGATATAA
- a CDS encoding MATE family efflux transporter, producing MTITKQLTNIVEDKVFLRKTIAIAIPVTIQALLNTTLNLIDTMMIGQLGETTIAAVGLANKVFFVFTLLLFGIVSGSSILTAQYWGKKDIKNIRKVLGISLIIGLFGAIIFVIPSLICPNIVMRIFTPNESTIGIGVAYLSIVALSYPLTAITNAYISLLRAVNEVKAPVVISLFSILINAILNYTLIFGHFGFPALGVQGAAIGTLIARIIECISVLSIVYLKNGPAAARLKELVAFDKTFIKMFFITVSPVIANEFMWGLGVTIYSLVYGRMGDGAVAAITITQTVEQIAVVIFQGISAATAVILGNELGANKLKKADIHAKYLLILQFIATLVIGVICILTRWPLIHLFTVTEAVAVDISKCLIVFVLYLPFKMFNLVNITGVLRSGGDTKSGLILDTTGVWLIGIPLAYLGGIFLSLPIYWVYVLVLAEEIYKFVLSFKRYKQKKWLKNIVEV from the coding sequence GTGACAATAACAAAACAATTAACAAACATAGTAGAAGATAAAGTATTTCTTCGCAAAACCATAGCAATTGCTATTCCAGTGACAATACAAGCGTTGCTTAACACAACATTAAATCTCATAGACACTATGATGATAGGACAATTAGGTGAAACTACTATTGCAGCTGTAGGGCTTGCAAACAAGGTCTTTTTTGTATTTACATTATTATTATTCGGAATTGTAAGTGGATCATCAATATTAACTGCCCAATATTGGGGTAAAAAAGATATTAAAAATATAAGGAAAGTACTTGGAATATCTTTAATTATAGGTTTATTTGGCGCAATAATATTTGTTATTCCAAGTTTAATATGTCCTAATATAGTTATGAGGATTTTTACACCCAATGAATCAACAATAGGTATTGGAGTTGCTTACTTATCAATTGTCGCATTAAGTTATCCATTAACAGCGATTACTAATGCGTATATTTCTTTATTAAGAGCTGTAAATGAAGTAAAAGCACCAGTTGTAATAAGCTTATTTTCAATTTTAATTAATGCAATTTTAAACTACACATTAATATTTGGACACTTTGGTTTTCCAGCATTAGGGGTACAAGGTGCTGCTATTGGAACTTTAATTGCTAGAATAATTGAATGCATAAGTGTATTAAGTATAGTTTATTTAAAGAATGGACCAGCTGCTGCAAGATTAAAGGAATTAGTTGCTTTTGATAAAACATTTATAAAAATGTTCTTTATTACAGTATCTCCTGTTATTGCAAATGAGTTTATGTGGGGACTTGGAGTAACTATATATTCACTTGTGTATGGAAGAATGGGAGATGGAGCAGTTGCAGCTATCACTATAACTCAAACAGTTGAACAAATAGCAGTTGTAATATTCCAAGGGATTAGTGCAGCAACAGCTGTTATTTTAGGAAATGAGCTAGGGGCAAATAAACTTAAAAAAGCAGATATACATGCAAAATATCTTCTCATATTACAATTTATAGCTACGTTAGTTATAGGTGTTATATGTATTTTAACGAGATGGCCATTAATACATTTATTTACGGTGACAGAAGCAGTGGCAGTAGATATAAGTAAATGCCTAATAGTATTTGTATTATATTTACCTTTTAAAATGTTTAATTTAGTAAATATTACAGGAGTACTTAGAAGCGGAGGAGATACTAAATCAGGACTTATTCTAGATACAACTGGAGTATGGCTTATAGGAATTCCTTTAGCTTATTTAGGTGGAATATTTTTATCATTACCTATTTATTGGGTTTATGTACTAGTATTAGCAGAAGAAATTTATAAATTTGTTTTAAGCTTTAAAAGATATAAGCAAAAGAAATGGCTAAAGAATATTGTTGAAGTATAA
- a CDS encoding pyruvate carboxylase, whose translation MGKKFKRVLVANRGEIAIRIFRACHELGIRTVAIYSEEDKRALFRTKAHEAYQIGKNKGPVEAYLNIDEIIKLALKKNVDAIHPGYGFLSENPEFARRCEEVGIEFIGPKSEMMDQLGDKIKSKIVAKNVGVPVIPGVEKPINCEKEAMEIAGMCGYPVMIKAAAGGGGRGMRIVRNENELVDAFLSAKNEAKKAFGIDDMFIEKYIEGPKHIEIQILGDKYGNVVHLYERDCSIQRRHQKVIEISPALSLTQEKREEICADALKIAKAVDYRNAGTLEFLVDMHGNHYFIEMNPRIQVEHTITEMTTGIDLVQSQILIAQGYALNSKEIGIYSQEDIKPRGYAIQCRITTEDPSNNFAPDTGKIDVYRTSSGFGIRLDGGNGFGGAVISPYYDSLLVKTTAYSRTFEDAVRKSIRAIKESTITGIKTNVDFLINVLNNETFKKGECDTNFISENPQLFDISPQNDSEYKLLNFIGEKLVNETKGIKKEYDVPVIPIVNSLDGLSGTKQILDAEGPDGVVKWIKNQNKLLLTDTTMRDAQQSLMATRVRSKDMKNIAKATALYGNDLFSLEMWGGATFDTAYRFLKESPWRRLDSLRKRIPNVMFQMLIRGANGVGYKNYPDNVIREFIKESANSGIDIFRIFDSLNWLKGIEVSLEEVLKANKVAEVALCYTGDILDENRDKYSLKYYVDKAKEIEKMGAHILAIKDMSALLKPYAAKKLITALKNEVSIPIHLHTHDTTGNGVATVLMAADAGVDIIDTTFNSMSGLTSQPALNSIVAALNNTDRDTGIDIRGIQKLSDYWDAVRPVYDQFESDLRSGSAEIYKFEIPGGQYSNLKPQVESFGLGHRFNEVKKMYKKVNDLLGDIIKVTPSSKMVGDMAIFMVQNNLTPENIYEKAKNMAFPDSVVSYFKGMMGQPEGGFPEELQKLVLKGEKPITVRPGELLPPEDFDKIEKYLKGKYKFKPCKRDILSYALYPDVFEDFIKSVLKYGDVSLMGSDVFFHGLSEGETSEIEVAEGKTMIVQLIEIGKLDKEGYRTIEFEINGNRRKIKIKDRTERATSMLSLDNPTKMADSSNNLEIGASIPGNIINILVKEGQEVKEGESLVVIEAMKMETNIIASCDGVVESIFAEEGKQVKTGELLVKLK comes from the coding sequence TTGGGGAAGAAATTTAAAAGAGTATTAGTTGCAAATAGAGGGGAAATTGCAATAAGAATATTTAGAGCATGTCATGAACTTGGAATAAGAACTGTTGCTATATACTCAGAAGAAGATAAACGTGCTCTTTTCAGAACTAAAGCGCATGAAGCATATCAAATAGGCAAAAATAAGGGGCCGGTAGAAGCATACTTAAATATTGATGAGATTATAAAGCTTGCATTAAAGAAGAATGTAGATGCTATACATCCAGGGTATGGATTCTTATCTGAAAATCCTGAATTTGCAAGAAGATGTGAAGAAGTAGGGATAGAATTTATAGGTCCAAAGTCTGAAATGATGGATCAATTAGGCGACAAGATAAAATCAAAAATAGTTGCTAAAAATGTTGGAGTTCCTGTAATACCAGGAGTAGAAAAACCAATAAATTGTGAAAAAGAGGCAATGGAGATTGCTGGTATGTGCGGTTATCCAGTTATGATAAAAGCTGCTGCTGGTGGCGGTGGAAGAGGTATGAGAATAGTAAGGAATGAAAATGAGCTTGTTGATGCATTTTTAAGTGCCAAAAATGAAGCTAAAAAGGCCTTTGGCATAGATGATATGTTTATTGAAAAATACATAGAAGGACCAAAGCATATAGAAATTCAAATTTTAGGAGATAAATATGGAAATGTAGTTCATCTTTATGAAAGAGATTGCTCTATTCAAAGAAGACATCAAAAAGTTATTGAAATTAGTCCAGCTTTATCTTTAACTCAAGAAAAAAGAGAAGAAATATGTGCTGATGCATTAAAAATAGCTAAAGCTGTTGATTATAGAAATGCAGGGACTTTAGAATTTTTAGTAGATATGCACGGAAATCATTATTTTATAGAAATGAATCCAAGAATTCAAGTAGAACATACAATAACAGAAATGACTACAGGAATAGACTTGGTTCAAAGTCAAATTTTAATAGCGCAAGGTTATGCATTAAATTCTAAAGAAATCGGGATATATTCTCAAGAAGATATAAAACCAAGAGGTTATGCTATTCAATGTAGAATAACTACTGAAGATCCATCAAATAATTTTGCACCTGATACAGGAAAGATAGATGTTTATAGAACTAGTTCAGGATTTGGTATAAGACTAGATGGTGGAAATGGCTTTGGTGGTGCAGTCATAAGTCCTTATTATGATAGTTTATTAGTAAAAACAACAGCGTATTCAAGAACTTTTGAAGATGCTGTTAGAAAATCAATACGTGCAATAAAAGAGTCAACCATTACAGGCATAAAAACAAATGTAGACTTTTTAATAAATGTATTAAATAATGAAACATTTAAAAAAGGTGAGTGTGATACTAACTTTATATCAGAAAATCCACAATTGTTTGATATATCACCACAAAACGATAGCGAATATAAATTACTTAATTTTATTGGTGAAAAGTTAGTAAATGAAACAAAAGGAATTAAGAAAGAATATGATGTTCCTGTAATTCCTATAGTAAATTCTTTAGATGGTTTATCAGGAACTAAGCAAATATTAGATGCAGAAGGTCCTGATGGGGTAGTTAAATGGATAAAAAATCAAAATAAATTATTACTTACAGATACTACAATGAGAGATGCTCAACAATCATTAATGGCTACTCGTGTTAGAAGTAAGGATATGAAAAATATAGCTAAAGCAACAGCATTATATGGAAATGATTTATTCTCACTTGAAATGTGGGGTGGAGCTACGTTTGATACTGCATATAGATTTTTAAAAGAATCTCCATGGAGAAGACTTGACTCGTTAAGAAAAAGAATTCCTAATGTTATGTTCCAAATGCTTATTAGAGGTGCAAATGGTGTTGGATATAAAAATTATCCTGATAATGTAATAAGAGAATTTATAAAAGAATCAGCTAATAGTGGAATAGATATATTTAGAATATTTGATTCACTAAATTGGTTGAAAGGAATAGAAGTATCTTTAGAAGAGGTACTTAAAGCTAATAAAGTTGCAGAAGTTGCACTGTGCTATACAGGTGATATTTTAGATGAAAATAGAGATAAGTATAGTTTGAAATATTATGTGGATAAGGCTAAAGAAATTGAAAAAATGGGTGCACATATACTTGCAATAAAAGATATGTCTGCATTGCTTAAACCTTATGCAGCTAAGAAACTTATAACTGCATTAAAAAATGAAGTTTCAATTCCAATTCATCTTCATACACATGATACAACAGGAAATGGTGTTGCAACTGTATTAATGGCTGCAGATGCAGGGGTTGATATTATTGATACAACTTTTAATAGTATGTCAGGACTTACAAGTCAACCAGCTTTAAATTCAATAGTTGCAGCTCTTAACAATACTGACAGAGATACAGGAATTGATATACGTGGAATTCAAAAATTATCTGATTATTGGGATGCAGTAAGACCTGTATATGATCAATTTGAATCTGATTTAAGATCAGGTAGTGCAGAGATTTATAAATTTGAGATTCCAGGAGGACAATATTCAAATTTAAAGCCACAAGTTGAAAGTTTTGGACTTGGACATAGATTTAATGAAGTGAAGAAGATGTACAAAAAAGTAAATGATTTACTTGGAGACATAATAAAGGTTACACCATCTTCAAAAATGGTTGGAGATATGGCTATATTTATGGTACAAAACAATTTAACTCCTGAAAACATATATGAAAAAGCAAAGAATATGGCTTTCCCAGATTCTGTAGTTTCATATTTTAAAGGAATGATGGGTCAACCAGAAGGAGGATTTCCTGAAGAATTACAAAAACTTGTTTTAAAGGGAGAGAAACCTATTACAGTTAGACCTGGAGAACTATTACCACCAGAAGATTTTGATAAAATTGAAAAATATTTAAAAGGAAAATATAAATTTAAACCATGTAAAAGAGATATATTAAGTTATGCTTTATATCCAGATGTATTTGAAGATTTTATAAAGTCAGTGCTAAAATATGGGGATGTAAGTCTTATGGGAAGCGATGTATTCTTCCACGGTTTATCTGAAGGTGAAACAAGTGAAATAGAAGTTGCTGAAGGTAAGACCATGATAGTTCAGTTGATTGAAATTGGGAAATTAGACAAAGAAGGTTATAGAACTATTGAATTCGAAATAAATGGTAACAGAAGAAAGATAAAAATAAAAGATAGAACTGAAAGAGCTACAAGCATGTTAAGTTTAGATAATCCAACTAAAATGGCAGATTCATCAAATAATCTTGAAATTGGTGCAAGTATTCCAGGAAATATAATAAATATACTTGTAAAAGAAGGTCAAGAGGTTAAAGAGGGAGAAAGCTTAGTCGTGATAGAAGCAATGAAAATGGAAACAAATATAATTGCTAGTTGTGATGGTGTTGTAGAATCTATTTTTGCAGAAGAAGGAAAACAAGTAAAAACTGGTGAATTGCTAGTAAAACTAAAATAA
- a CDS encoding amidohydrolase produces MLFKNITMIDENFNTIEGTNILVEENKIVYIGENVPENYIGEVYDGENKVAMPGFFNTHCHVPMTLLRGYGEGLPLQRWLTERIFPFEALLTDEDCYWGTLLGISEMIKSGVVSFTDMYSHLESLVQAIEETGIKANISSSYLKNDENNDYFKHNSYKETEFIRNYAKNSKNGAIKGDVSIHAEYTSSEVLVKQISEYCNSTEMNMHIHLSETALEQQACKERHSGLTPTEYFYKCGTFNSKTTAAHCVFLEGDDFSILKENNVTVSHCPTSNLKLGSGIAPVKTMLEHGINVSIGTDGAASNNNLNMLEEVNLAALLHKGANNDPLFLSSKEILKISCLNGAKSQGRGDCGCIKVGNRADIVVYDFNKPHMQPVFDVLANIFYSSQASDICLSMIDGKVVYKNGIFTTIDIEKVYYNVNRIKNEKLSKLK; encoded by the coding sequence ATGTTATTTAAAAATATTACAATGATTGATGAAAACTTTAATACTATTGAAGGGACTAATATTTTAGTAGAAGAAAACAAAATAGTATATATTGGGGAAAATGTTCCGGAAAATTATATTGGTGAAGTATATGATGGAGAAAACAAGGTTGCAATGCCAGGATTTTTTAATACGCATTGCCATGTACCAATGACTTTACTTAGAGGATATGGAGAAGGTTTACCTTTGCAAAGATGGTTAACTGAAAGAATTTTCCCGTTTGAAGCTCTACTTACAGATGAAGACTGTTATTGGGGAACTTTACTTGGAATATCTGAAATGATAAAAAGTGGGGTAGTATCTTTTACTGATATGTATTCTCATTTGGAATCGTTAGTACAAGCTATTGAAGAAACAGGAATAAAAGCAAATATTTCAAGTTCATACTTAAAAAATGATGAAAATAATGATTATTTTAAACATAATTCATATAAAGAAACAGAATTTATTAGAAACTATGCTAAAAATTCTAAAAATGGTGCTATTAAAGGGGATGTCTCTATACATGCTGAATATACATCTTCAGAAGTATTAGTAAAACAAATTTCTGAGTATTGCAATTCAACAGAAATGAATATGCATATACATCTTTCAGAAACAGCACTTGAACAACAAGCTTGCAAAGAAAGACATAGTGGCTTAACTCCTACAGAATATTTTTATAAATGTGGTACTTTTAATAGTAAAACAACAGCAGCTCATTGCGTTTTTCTTGAAGGTGATGATTTTAGTATCCTTAAGGAAAATAATGTTACAGTATCACACTGTCCAACTAGCAATTTAAAACTTGGTAGTGGAATAGCTCCAGTAAAAACTATGTTAGAACATGGAATAAATGTAAGCATAGGAACTGATGGTGCAGCAAGTAATAATAATCTTAATATGCTTGAAGAAGTTAATTTAGCAGCATTATTGCACAAAGGAGCAAATAATGATCCGTTATTCTTAAGTTCAAAAGAAATACTAAAAATATCATGTTTAAATGGAGCTAAATCACAAGGCAGAGGTGATTGTGGTTGTATTAAAGTAGGAAATAGAGCTGACATAGTTGTTTATGATTTTAACAAACCTCATATGCAACCTGTATTTGATGTGCTAGCTAATATATTCTACTCTTCACAAGCAAGTGATATTTGCTTGTCTATGATAGATGGAAAAGTTGTATATAAAAATGGAATATTTACAACTATTGATATAGAGAAAGTCTATTACAATGTTAATAGAATTAAAAATGAAAAACTTTCTAAGTTAAAATAG
- a CDS encoding purine-nucleoside phosphorylase: MYNKIMESVSYINEKVKRNPKIAVILGSGLGDLVNVVEDVESISYEEIPNFPVSTVKGHEGKLAFGKINGVEVLLMQGRFHYYEGYNMKEVTYPIYVMKQLGIEKIIVTNACGGINTNFEPGTLMIINDFINLFGTNPLIGVNDERLGTRFPDMSEPYKIELMNKAKKVADDLGIKYDEGVYAGFMGPYYETAAEVRMIGKHGADAVGMSTVPETIVANYLGMDVLGIACITNMATGIQKVKHSHERVVETAQKASANLCKWVSKVIEVI, from the coding sequence ATGTACAATAAAATAATGGAATCAGTAAGTTACATTAATGAAAAAGTAAAAAGAAACCCTAAAATTGCAGTAATACTTGGATCAGGATTAGGAGATTTGGTTAATGTTGTAGAAGATGTAGAAAGTATATCTTATGAAGAAATACCTAATTTCCCAGTTTCTACAGTTAAAGGACATGAAGGAAAATTAGCATTTGGAAAAATTAATGGTGTTGAAGTTCTGTTAATGCAAGGAAGATTTCACTATTATGAAGGCTATAATATGAAAGAAGTTACATACCCAATATATGTAATGAAACAATTAGGAATAGAAAAAATAATAGTAACAAATGCTTGTGGTGGAATAAATACAAACTTTGAACCAGGAACATTAATGATTATAAACGACTTTATTAACTTATTTGGAACAAACCCATTAATTGGAGTTAATGATGAAAGATTAGGAACTAGATTCCCAGATATGTCAGAACCATATAAAATAGAGCTTATGAATAAAGCTAAAAAGGTTGCTGATGATTTAGGAATAAAATATGATGAAGGTGTTTATGCTGGATTTATGGGACCATACTATGAAACAGCTGCTGAAGTTAGAATGATAGGAAAGCATGGCGCTGATGCAGTAGGTATGTCAACGGTACCAGAAACTATAGTTGCTAACTACTTAGGAATGGATGTATTAGGAATAGCTTGTATTACTAACATGGCAACAGGAATACAAAAAGTTAAACATTCACATGAAAGAGTAGTAGAAACAGCTCAAAAAGCATCAGCTAATTTATGTAAATGGGTATCAAAAGTTATAGAAGTTATATAA
- a CDS encoding methylated-DNA--[protein]-cysteine S-methyltransferase, producing the protein MKNIFFYKTVLGNIGIADNGSAITNLYFNRDSVAEDMILIETDLIKKAFTQLEEYFCKNRKHFEIPLEPYGTEFMKSVWNELQDIPYGRTCTYGDIAEKIGNPKASRAVGLANNKNPIPIFIPCHRVIGKNGKLVGYSGGLDIKEKLLYLEGSTNKILF; encoded by the coding sequence GTGAAAAATATATTTTTCTATAAAACAGTTCTTGGGAATATAGGAATAGCGGACAATGGAAGCGCTATCACAAATTTATATTTTAATAGAGATAGTGTTGCTGAAGATATGATTTTAATTGAAACTGATCTTATAAAAAAAGCTTTCACTCAGTTAGAAGAATATTTTTGCAAAAATAGAAAGCATTTTGAAATTCCGTTAGAGCCATATGGTACTGAGTTTATGAAATCTGTATGGAATGAATTGCAAGATATTCCATACGGAAGAACTTGTACTTATGGAGATATAGCTGAAAAAATAGGAAATCCTAAGGCATCAAGGGCTGTTGGTCTTGCTAATAATAAGAATCCAATTCCTATCTTTATACCATGCCATAGAGTTATTGGGAAAAACGGTAAGCTAGTTGGGTATTCAGGTGGTTTAGATATAAAAGAAAAGCTTTTGTATTTGGAAGGTTCGACTAATAAGATTCTGTTTTAA
- a CDS encoding YcdB/YcdC domain-containing protein, translating to MKKNYFLSILLFFSLILSIQHPAFADENYSKSLENAIAKTKDIIIIPDTYTDFTYSGRDQKTALGQVNLFELNWSEVQGKYGNISVSIDEDGNILDFYKYSNENTSKLLASVTKDKARQACEDFIKKALVNHYSSLKEVITYNDPTDNAYTFKYKCYFNDIPLNFLYVNISVDKHTGEIITFNTNNLNTNSLSYPPNNNIIEKFKAKKSYIDKIGLKLNYYSYYDYKKNKLNIFPAYCINNTPDVAIDAHSGEKISINNENIYLNTNGYKNTNESLDSLKNLTKEEDDAIKNVSGLITKDTATDIIKKYGDLDSFESKISNSHINKNLISNNYIWTINFENASAEIDAKSSELLSFYHYSNVDDKSNMIPIDDAKNIANNFLNEVSPNKFKETKLEVLDTNVNENDSFYNFKFIRQVNGINFINNYLMVSINKSSGKVCEYNSQWYDNINFPDIDLALTPESIFDKVSDKFELEYTLSNDKNISLIYNFIDLDENYLVNPFNGTRIKFNGEDYTEHTLPKYSDINGHWCEKTVKELLENGYYLKGDQFNPDNNITQINFLKYLYSQIWDFNNDDDKFYDMIIEKGILKTEEKSPNLLLTNKDISKLIVRYLGYDKIARNSYIFNNPFNDSIEDDVKGYAAICHSLGIITGDEKNNFNPNNNVTNAEAAKIIYNLLTKANNK from the coding sequence ATGAAAAAGAATTACTTTTTAAGTATTTTACTATTCTTTTCGCTTATTCTAAGTATTCAACATCCAGCATTTGCAGATGAAAATTATAGTAAATCATTAGAAAATGCTATTGCAAAAACTAAAGATATAATAATAATTCCTGATACTTATACCGATTTTACTTATTCTGGTAGAGATCAAAAAACAGCCCTGGGACAAGTAAATTTATTTGAACTTAATTGGTCAGAAGTTCAAGGAAAATATGGCAACATATCAGTATCTATAGATGAAGATGGGAACATACTTGATTTTTATAAATATAGTAATGAAAATACTTCAAAGTTACTTGCATCTGTTACTAAAGATAAAGCAAGACAAGCTTGTGAAGATTTTATAAAAAAAGCACTTGTAAATCATTATAGCTCTTTAAAGGAAGTAATTACTTACAATGATCCAACAGATAATGCTTATACATTTAAATATAAATGTTATTTTAATGATATTCCGTTAAACTTTTTATATGTAAATATTTCTGTAGATAAACATACTGGCGAAATAATTACTTTTAATACAAATAACTTAAATACAAACTCTCTTTCTTATCCTCCTAATAATAATATAATTGAAAAATTTAAAGCTAAAAAATCATATATAGATAAAATTGGTTTAAAGTTAAATTATTATTCTTATTATGACTATAAAAAGAATAAACTAAATATTTTTCCAGCATACTGCATAAATAATACTCCTGATGTAGCTATAGATGCACATTCTGGAGAAAAAATTTCTATAAATAATGAAAATATATATTTAAATACAAATGGATATAAAAATACTAATGAAAGCTTAGATTCTTTGAAAAATTTAACAAAAGAAGAAGACGATGCAATAAAAAATGTATCTGGACTTATAACCAAAGACACAGCCACAGATATAATAAAAAAATATGGTGATTTGGACTCTTTTGAAAGCAAAATTTCTAATTCTCATATAAACAAAAATTTAATATCAAATAATTATATTTGGACAATCAATTTTGAAAATGCTTCTGCAGAAATAGATGCTAAATCAAGTGAACTATTATCTTTTTATCATTATTCAAATGTTGATGATAAAAGCAATATGATACCTATTGATGATGCTAAAAATATAGCAAATAATTTCTTAAACGAAGTTTCTCCTAATAAGTTTAAAGAAACAAAATTAGAAGTCTTAGATACAAATGTGAATGAAAATGATAGTTTTTATAATTTTAAATTTATCCGTCAAGTAAACGGAATTAACTTTATAAATAACTATCTTATGGTTTCTATTAATAAATCCAGTGGAAAAGTTTGTGAGTATAATAGTCAATGGTATGATAATATTAACTTTCCAGATATAGATTTAGCCTTAACTCCTGAATCAATTTTCGATAAAGTTAGCGATAAATTTGAATTAGAATATACCTTGTCCAATGATAAAAATATTTCTTTAATATATAACTTTATAGATTTAGATGAAAATTATCTTGTTAATCCTTTTAATGGGACAAGAATTAAGTTTAATGGAGAAGATTATACAGAACACACACTTCCTAAATATTCTGATATAAATGGACATTGGTGTGAGAAAACAGTTAAAGAGTTGTTAGAAAATGGTTATTATTTAAAAGGTGATCAGTTTAATCCTGATAATAACATAACTCAAATTAATTTTTTAAAATATCTTTATTCTCAAATTTGGGACTTTAATAATGATGATGATAAATTTTATGACATGATTATAGAAAAAGGTATTTTAAAAACAGAAGAAAAATCACCAAATTTATTGCTTACAAATAAAGATATAAGTAAATTAATAGTTCGATATTTAGGATATGATAAAATTGCTAGAAATTCTTATATTTTTAATAATCCATTTAATGATTCCATTGAAGATGATGTTAAAGGTTATGCCGCAATTTGTCATTCCTTAGGAATAATTACAGGTGATGAAAAAAATAATTTTAATCCAAATAACAATGTAACAAATGCTGAAGCTGCAAAAATAATATATAACTTATTAACTAAAGCAAATAATAAATAG